A genomic segment from Luteolibacter ambystomatis encodes:
- a CDS encoding cytochrome C oxidase subunit IV family protein, with protein sequence MADSPEDIKKKTKTYLLVGGVLFIGTVLTYLVATQEFLDFGKHGFDRDDCLIGFAIASVKATLVAAIFMHLNHEKKAVYWIFFGSFITAASLAGLTALAYFSPIHDKFFPGAKPGYEGQAE encoded by the coding sequence ATGGCTGATTCTCCCGAAGACATCAAAAAGAAGACCAAGACCTACCTGCTTGTCGGTGGCGTCCTGTTCATTGGCACCGTTCTGACCTACCTGGTGGCCACCCAGGAGTTCCTCGATTTCGGCAAGCACGGCTTCGACCGTGACGACTGCCTGATCGGTTTCGCCATCGCCTCGGTGAAAGCCACGCTGGTTGCCGCCATCTTCATGCACCTCAATCATGAGAAGAAGGCCGTCTATTGGATCTTCTTCGGCAGCTTCATCACCGCCGCCTCGCTGGCCGGTCTGACCGCCCTCGCGTATTTCAGCCCCATCCACGACAAGTTCTTCCCCGGCGCCAAGCCCGGCTACGAAGGACAGGCCGAGTGA
- a CDS encoding cytochrome c oxidase subunit 3 yields MEIPYVVTPRKDTGLINSKIAIWLFLASEVMLFGGFFSAYVFLRIGADYPWPERALPVIPGLVNTFVLIASSVTVVFAWASLKLRQWGRFQAYMGFTILCACVFMVLKGIEYNVKFHHQALRMTDGAVVEGHLGSELKEGVDPHGKIKEEDYALDHHGNKIEEDRIFVDATSLTFSSLRYHKDWVEEILKEASSKNAKVTLASEVKLDIEKNGKIEKGGKVFAAGTPLTVEILAEAAELHKEARAHNGKVRTQVLRDAWDEAHTQYPHKADWEISDKVAIDPVKLEGKLATEVPSLAFKVEPAVKLEFKPRDVKEGPTQSRLRDDTVVEGKLLESPMKFHYVDAIDFRYLALKAKEKGIDPAVAVEKSWILANSHEIKDAWEWHKGQIAELQKYLTEKYGLDKNGNPKREPTFTERYRIEWKDFAAKAEGKPRTERESMPSFAEQIKGPDYEAREEKHTFPHLEVPREQVAFSSKFAPAWSTYYAIYFTMTGLHGLHVIGGALVLAYYLFFGKKMYLSNPEWLANRVEVGGLFWHFVDLVWIFLFPLLYLM; encoded by the coding sequence ATGGAAATCCCATACGTCGTCACTCCCCGCAAGGACACGGGCCTTATCAACTCGAAGATCGCCATCTGGCTGTTCCTCGCGTCCGAAGTCATGTTGTTCGGCGGCTTCTTCTCCGCCTACGTTTTCCTGCGCATCGGCGCGGACTATCCGTGGCCGGAGCGCGCCCTTCCCGTCATCCCGGGTCTGGTGAATACCTTCGTGCTCATCGCCTCCTCCGTGACGGTGGTGTTCGCCTGGGCCTCGCTGAAGCTCCGCCAGTGGGGCCGCTTCCAGGCCTACATGGGCTTCACCATTCTCTGCGCGTGCGTGTTCATGGTGCTCAAGGGCATCGAGTACAACGTGAAGTTCCACCACCAGGCGCTCCGCATGACGGACGGCGCGGTCGTGGAAGGCCACCTCGGCAGCGAGCTCAAGGAAGGCGTCGATCCGCACGGCAAGATCAAGGAAGAGGACTACGCTCTCGACCACCACGGCAACAAGATCGAGGAAGACCGCATCTTCGTGGACGCCACCAGCCTGACCTTCAGCTCGCTCCGCTACCACAAGGACTGGGTCGAGGAGATTCTCAAGGAAGCCTCGTCCAAGAACGCGAAGGTCACACTGGCCTCCGAGGTCAAGCTGGACATCGAGAAGAACGGCAAGATCGAAAAGGGCGGCAAGGTGTTCGCCGCTGGCACGCCGCTCACGGTGGAGATTCTTGCGGAAGCCGCCGAGCTCCACAAGGAAGCCCGAGCCCACAACGGCAAGGTCCGCACCCAGGTGCTCCGCGATGCGTGGGATGAAGCCCACACCCAGTATCCCCACAAGGCGGACTGGGAGATTTCCGACAAGGTCGCCATCGATCCGGTCAAACTGGAAGGCAAGCTGGCCACCGAAGTGCCGAGCCTCGCGTTCAAGGTCGAGCCCGCCGTCAAGCTGGAGTTCAAGCCGCGCGACGTGAAGGAAGGCCCGACCCAGAGCCGCCTGCGCGACGATACCGTGGTCGAAGGCAAGCTTCTTGAAAGCCCGATGAAGTTCCACTACGTGGACGCCATCGACTTCCGCTACCTCGCCCTCAAGGCGAAAGAGAAGGGCATTGATCCCGCCGTTGCCGTCGAGAAATCCTGGATCCTGGCGAACAGCCACGAGATCAAGGACGCCTGGGAATGGCACAAGGGCCAGATCGCCGAGCTTCAGAAATATCTCACCGAAAAGTACGGCCTCGACAAGAACGGCAATCCGAAGCGTGAGCCGACCTTCACCGAACGCTACCGTATCGAGTGGAAGGACTTCGCCGCGAAGGCCGAGGGCAAGCCTCGCACCGAGCGTGAGAGCATGCCGAGCTTCGCCGAGCAGATCAAGGGGCCGGACTACGAGGCCCGCGAGGAAAAACACACCTTCCCGCACCTTGAGGTTCCCCGCGAGCAGGTCGCCTTCTCCTCGAAGTTCGCACCCGCTTGGAGCACCTACTACGCCATCTACTTCACGATGACCGGTCTCCACGGCCTCCACGTCATCGGTGGCGCGCTGGTGCTGGCCTACTACCTGTTCTTCGGAAAGAAGATGTATCTCAGCAATCCCGAGTGGCTCGCCAACCGGGTGGAAGTCGGCGGCCTGTTCTGGCACTTCGTCGACCTTGTCTGGATCTTCCTCTTCCCGCTGCTTTACCTCATGTAA
- a CDS encoding cytochrome c oxidase subunit I gives MSAHAHTEDHAHHGHDDHHHNPGFFSKYVFSTDHKMIGLQYGLTAMAFLAFGFYLMMMMRWSIAYPHRPLPEWMGFLFNDTWKGRWLQDGKITGETYNMFGAMHGTIMVFLGIVPLGFGAFGNYVTPLQIGAPDMAFPKLNMASYWLYLLGGLVMCASFFMESGAAKSGWTNYSPLAGFADGQIVNQWLAGQTQWLVGLVLLISSSLLGSVNFITTIINLRARGMTWMRLPFFVWAMLVTGFLLLLAFPPLEAAGIMQLMDRVAHSSFFMPTGLYTKTEGLAELSGGGSPLLFQHLFWFLGHPEVYVLLLPAIACVAEIIPVYTRKPLWGYKSMVYGVLVLGFLSFVVWAHHMYLTGMGAAVSTWFQTTTVLISVPSVILLTAMIISLWGGSIRFQPAMMWACAFLPMFGIGGLTGLPLAFNLADLHLHDTYYVIGHFHYVVAPGILFGLFAGVYHWYPKITGRYMSRTLSHLHFWPSLVCMNVIFFPMLVQGMAGFHRRWYNGGDAYLDRTKELTNVFGKTVVQHIDLNILMSYGAWILAIAQVPFLLNLFGAKFFGRKVESDNPWHATTLEWATPTPPGHGNFEFEPAIYRGPYEYSRPDHDEDYLPQWTEPKRPETETAPAKSTPAHH, from the coding sequence ATGAGCGCTCACGCACACACCGAAGATCACGCCCACCACGGTCACGACGACCACCACCACAATCCGGGCTTCTTCAGCAAATACGTCTTCTCGACCGACCACAAGATGATCGGTCTCCAGTACGGTCTGACCGCGATGGCGTTCCTCGCCTTCGGGTTCTACCTGATGATGATGATGCGCTGGAGCATCGCCTACCCGCACCGCCCGCTGCCGGAGTGGATGGGCTTCCTGTTCAATGACACCTGGAAGGGCCGCTGGCTCCAGGATGGCAAGATCACCGGTGAGACCTACAACATGTTCGGCGCCATGCACGGCACCATCATGGTGTTCCTCGGCATCGTGCCGCTCGGCTTCGGTGCTTTCGGCAACTACGTCACCCCGCTCCAGATCGGCGCGCCGGACATGGCGTTCCCGAAGCTGAACATGGCCTCCTACTGGCTCTACCTGCTTGGTGGTCTGGTGATGTGCGCCTCCTTCTTCATGGAGTCCGGTGCCGCCAAGTCCGGTTGGACGAACTACTCGCCGCTTGCCGGTTTCGCGGACGGCCAGATCGTCAACCAGTGGCTCGCGGGCCAGACCCAGTGGCTGGTCGGCCTCGTGCTGCTCATCTCTTCCTCGCTGCTTGGGTCGGTGAACTTCATCACCACCATCATCAACCTGCGCGCCCGCGGCATGACCTGGATGCGTCTGCCGTTCTTCGTATGGGCGATGCTCGTCACGGGCTTCCTGCTCCTGCTGGCCTTCCCGCCGCTTGAAGCCGCCGGCATCATGCAGCTCATGGACCGTGTGGCCCACTCGTCCTTCTTCATGCCCACCGGTCTCTACACCAAGACCGAAGGCCTCGCCGAGCTCTCCGGTGGCGGTTCGCCGCTGCTGTTCCAGCACCTCTTCTGGTTCCTCGGTCACCCGGAGGTGTACGTGCTCCTGCTTCCCGCCATCGCCTGCGTCGCAGAAATCATCCCGGTCTATACCCGCAAGCCGCTGTGGGGCTACAAGTCGATGGTTTACGGCGTGCTCGTCCTCGGCTTCCTGTCCTTCGTCGTGTGGGCCCACCACATGTATCTCACCGGCATGGGTGCCGCGGTGTCCACCTGGTTCCAGACCACCACGGTTTTGATCTCGGTGCCGTCGGTGATTCTTCTCACCGCCATGATCATCTCGCTGTGGGGTGGTTCGATCCGCTTCCAGCCTGCCATGATGTGGGCCTGCGCCTTCCTGCCGATGTTCGGTATCGGTGGTCTGACCGGTCTGCCGCTGGCCTTCAACCTGGCCGACCTGCACCTGCACGACACCTACTACGTGATCGGCCACTTCCACTACGTGGTGGCTCCCGGCATTCTCTTCGGCCTCTTCGCCGGTGTGTATCACTGGTATCCGAAGATCACCGGCCGCTACATGAGCCGCACGCTTTCGCACCTGCACTTCTGGCCCAGCCTGGTGTGCATGAACGTCATCTTCTTCCCGATGCTCGTGCAGGGCATGGCTGGCTTCCACCGCCGCTGGTACAACGGTGGTGACGCCTACCTCGACCGCACCAAGGAGCTTACCAACGTTTTCGGCAAGACCGTTGTCCAGCACATCGACCTGAACATCCTCATGTCCTACGGTGCATGGATTCTGGCCATCGCCCAGGTTCCCTTCCTCCTCAACCTCTTCGGCGCGAAGTTCTTCGGCCGCAAGGTCGAGAGCGACAACCCATGGCACGCCACCACCCTCGAGTGGGCGACCCCGACTCCTCCGGGACATGGCAACTTCGAGTTCGAACCGGCGATCTACCGCGGCCCGTATGAGTACAGCCGTCCGGATCACGATGAGGACTACCTCCCGCAGTGGACCGAGCCGAAGCGCCCGGAAACGGAAACCGCGCCGGCCAAGAGCACCCCGGCCCATCACTGA
- a CDS encoding c-type cytochrome, whose protein sequence is MSDPNQKPDLEESINVTETHGRIARQIAAAARENKLGENGNHPIAPWFIFILVLVGLAAGAVLNNSGKLFAYDHTFREGYVRAPEPGGGDDKLPPVPLVKALSAKGSKIYSAKCNGCHGADARGDGANYPSLSGSTWVTGHTERFAMIILNGLHGPTSTGKVYSAAGMPAQGGGMTPEDLAGILTFLRNDKGNSVGDVVTPEMAKAAMDISAKRAKAGQQTDADELKAEHDKDLPGEKADANTLVDPATLLPAAAK, encoded by the coding sequence ATGTCCGATCCCAATCAGAAGCCCGATCTCGAGGAATCGATCAATGTGACCGAGACGCACGGTCGCATCGCCCGCCAGATCGCTGCGGCCGCCCGCGAGAACAAGCTCGGCGAGAACGGCAACCACCCGATCGCGCCTTGGTTCATCTTCATCCTCGTGCTCGTCGGCCTCGCCGCCGGGGCCGTCCTGAACAACAGCGGCAAGCTGTTCGCCTACGACCACACCTTCCGCGAGGGCTACGTCCGTGCTCCGGAACCGGGTGGTGGTGACGACAAACTTCCGCCGGTGCCGCTCGTCAAGGCGCTGTCCGCGAAGGGCTCGAAGATCTACTCCGCCAAATGCAACGGCTGCCACGGTGCAGACGCCCGTGGTGACGGTGCCAACTACCCGTCGCTCTCCGGTTCCACCTGGGTGACCGGCCATACCGAACGCTTCGCGATGATCATCCTCAATGGTCTCCATGGCCCGACCAGTACCGGCAAGGTGTACAGCGCCGCAGGCATGCCTGCGCAGGGCGGTGGCATGACTCCGGAAGATCTCGCCGGCATCCTCACCTTCCTCCGCAACGACAAGGGCAACTCCGTGGGCGACGTCGTCACCCCCGAGATGGCCAAGGCGGCGATGGATATTTCCGCCAAGCGTGCCAAGGCCGGTCAGCAGACCGATGCCGACGAACTCAAGGCCGAGCACGACAAGGACCTCCCCGGCGAAAAAGCCGACGCCAACACCCTGGTTGATCCAGCCACCCTTCTTCCGGCCGCGGCCAAGTAA
- a CDS encoding cbb3-type cytochrome c oxidase subunit II — protein sequence MTFRSFVLGLSASFGIAWLFVVVVPFFKMRDLQPVTFKEGLDTKEGNYFPKRSGRVANGAAVYAENGCYLCHTQVVRPTYAGNDLYRADWGGLKDNGEGVDTRRETNAFDFQYEKFAQIGVTRFGPDLSNLGRRVETNYAKGSDPAAWLYAHLYNPRAAVDRRQSACPSFRYLFEERKVQGAPSNEALPFPASKEGEEIVPTSAAKELVSYLLSLKKDDVVPASMNFSPKKGEKK from the coding sequence ATGACCTTCCGCTCATTCGTCCTCGGCCTTTCCGCCAGCTTCGGCATTGCCTGGCTGTTCGTGGTTGTCGTCCCGTTCTTCAAGATGCGTGACCTCCAGCCGGTCACCTTCAAGGAGGGCCTCGACACCAAGGAGGGCAACTACTTCCCGAAGCGTTCCGGACGCGTGGCCAATGGCGCGGCGGTTTATGCCGAGAACGGTTGCTACCTCTGCCACACCCAGGTCGTCCGTCCGACCTACGCTGGCAATGACCTTTACCGCGCCGATTGGGGTGGTCTGAAGGACAATGGCGAAGGGGTCGACACCCGCCGTGAAACCAACGCCTTCGATTTCCAATACGAGAAGTTCGCCCAGATCGGCGTGACCCGCTTCGGTCCGGATCTTTCGAACCTCGGCCGCCGCGTGGAAACCAACTACGCCAAGGGCTCCGACCCGGCCGCCTGGCTCTATGCCCACCTTTACAATCCGCGCGCCGCCGTGGATCGCCGCCAGTCCGCCTGCCCGTCCTTCCGCTACCTCTTTGAAGAGCGCAAGGTGCAGGGTGCCCCGTCCAATGAGGCGCTGCCGTTCCCGGCTTCCAAGGAAGGTGAGGAAATCGTCCCGACTTCCGCAGCCAAGGAGCTCGTCTCCTACCTGCTGTCCCTCAAGAAGGACGATGTCGTCCCCGCTTCCATGAACTTCTCGCCGAAGAAGGGCGAGAAGAAGTAA
- a CDS encoding cbb3-type cytochrome c oxidase subunit I → MSQDTTNTPDKDAILRASIDRSLRHPVMFFFTSAAAWLAVSILLGLISSIKIHSPGFLSCAGWLTYGRVFPSHINTLIYGWGAQAAFGTIIWLMSRLSRQQCRAAGLILTAGHVWNFTVLCGTVGILAGFGTGMPWMEFPAFAWPVLFITYTAICVWSLVQFKVRPEGHTYVSQWYVLAAMVWFPWVFLTANVILHCMPGHPVMAAGVNAWYRSALLLLFFVPVGTGAAYYLIPKVTGRPVMSYTLAKIGFWSLAIIAPWAGMQKLAGAPLPYFLPYLGAAATILCAIPSFANAFNLISTAARSGETVVHSPTLRFTLGGLIGLATFGVACVILNLNSTLPLSQFTLSGYGFDLLGIYGFFSMVMFGAIYFIVPRITRREWLSRRLIKWHFLFSSYGLAIVVLVALFGGLMQGVGQEEFRSNWQFVAERAFPYAIFMTFAWIGILLSNIWFFLHLTLMWLRLGRRSSHPTLLLDGHHGSPHGPEGDIDNAGPGHASAAH, encoded by the coding sequence ATGTCCCAAGACACTACCAACACCCCGGACAAGGACGCGATCTTGCGCGCCTCGATCGACCGCTCGCTGCGCCATCCGGTGATGTTCTTCTTCACCAGCGCCGCCGCCTGGCTGGCTGTTTCGATCCTGCTCGGCCTGATTTCCTCGATCAAGATCCACAGCCCCGGCTTCCTCAGCTGCGCCGGTTGGCTCACCTACGGTCGTGTCTTCCCGTCCCACATCAATACACTGATCTACGGTTGGGGTGCCCAGGCCGCCTTCGGCACGATCATCTGGCTGATGTCGCGCCTTTCCCGTCAGCAGTGCCGTGCCGCCGGGCTCATCCTGACCGCCGGTCACGTTTGGAACTTCACCGTGCTTTGCGGCACCGTCGGCATCCTCGCCGGGTTCGGTACCGGCATGCCGTGGATGGAATTCCCCGCCTTTGCCTGGCCGGTGCTCTTCATCACCTACACCGCCATCTGCGTGTGGTCGCTGGTCCAGTTCAAGGTGCGCCCGGAGGGCCACACCTATGTCTCCCAGTGGTACGTGCTCGCCGCCATGGTCTGGTTCCCGTGGGTTTTCCTCACCGCGAATGTGATCCTGCACTGCATGCCGGGTCATCCGGTGATGGCTGCTGGCGTCAATGCCTGGTACCGCTCCGCGCTGCTGCTTCTCTTCTTCGTGCCGGTCGGCACCGGTGCCGCCTACTACCTGATCCCGAAGGTCACCGGCCGCCCGGTCATGAGCTACACGCTCGCCAAGATCGGCTTCTGGTCGCTCGCGATCATCGCACCTTGGGCTGGCATGCAGAAGCTCGCGGGCGCTCCGCTTCCCTACTTCCTGCCGTATCTCGGTGCGGCCGCCACCATCCTCTGCGCGATCCCGTCCTTCGCGAACGCCTTCAACCTGATCTCCACCGCCGCCCGCTCCGGTGAAACCGTCGTCCACAGCCCGACTCTCCGCTTCACCCTCGGCGGCCTGATCGGCCTCGCGACGTTCGGTGTCGCCTGCGTGATCCTCAACCTGAACTCCACGCTGCCGCTCAGCCAGTTCACCCTTTCCGGCTATGGCTTCGATCTTCTCGGCATCTACGGCTTCTTCAGCATGGTGATGTTCGGTGCGATCTACTTCATTGTTCCGCGCATCACCCGCCGCGAGTGGTTGTCCCGCCGCCTCATCAAGTGGCACTTCCTGTTCTCCTCCTACGGTCTTGCGATCGTGGTGCTCGTCGCCCTCTTTGGCGGCCTGATGCAGGGTGTCGGCCAGGAGGAATTCCGCAGCAACTGGCAGTTCGTCGCCGAGCGCGCTTTCCCGTACGCCATTTTCATGACGTTCGCGTGGATCGGGATCCTGCTCTCGAACATCTGGTTCTTCCTGCACCTCACGCTGATGTGGCTCCGCCTCGGCCGCCGCTCCTCGCACCCGACCCTGCTTCTCGACGGCCATCACGGCAGCCCGCACGGTCCCGAGGGTGATATCGACAACGCCGGCCCCGGCCACGCCTCCGCCGCCCACTGA
- a CDS encoding c-type cytochrome gives MSSTRDNPLARFSAFVWGIGTFLLFVVGLAVIYLFSREDPVSLEDSAAAKRYETKAKVFATQDSAVGYKEIEAGKKVQVPPHDVFDLVGKQLASTKAAATKTVVPGSKTEADQAALLTVVDPAVVDKMDPKDGDPIDPAVMEAGKAQYILCAACHGQNGEGTPAGPAHAGSEWITGPRSNLIRIQLRGLTGPIHVKGELFSTIPMMTPQNLQTDEQIAHVLTYVRNSFGNKGSAVSPEQVKALRSEVGKPMLTEADLIKP, from the coding sequence ATGTCTTCTACCCGCGACAATCCACTCGCCCGGTTCTCGGCTTTCGTCTGGGGCATCGGCACCTTCCTGCTCTTCGTGGTGGGTCTGGCCGTGATCTACCTCTTCAGCCGCGAGGATCCGGTTTCCCTTGAGGACTCCGCCGCCGCGAAGCGCTACGAAACCAAGGCCAAGGTCTTCGCCACCCAGGACTCCGCCGTTGGCTACAAGGAGATCGAAGCCGGCAAGAAGGTCCAGGTTCCGCCGCACGATGTCTTCGACCTCGTTGGCAAGCAGCTCGCTTCCACGAAAGCCGCCGCGACCAAGACGGTCGTTCCGGGCTCCAAGACCGAGGCAGATCAGGCTGCACTGCTCACAGTCGTCGACCCTGCGGTAGTCGACAAGATGGATCCGAAGGACGGCGACCCGATCGATCCCGCAGTCATGGAGGCCGGCAAGGCCCAGTATATCCTCTGCGCGGCTTGCCACGGCCAGAATGGCGAAGGCACTCCCGCCGGTCCGGCACACGCCGGTTCCGAGTGGATCACCGGTCCGCGTTCGAACCTGATCCGCATCCAGCTCCGGGGTCTTACCGGTCCGATCCATGTGAAGGGCGAGTTGTTCAGCACCATCCCGATGATGACTCCCCAGAATCTTCAGACCGATGAGCAGATCGCCCACGTGCTGACCTACGTTCGCAACAGCTTTGGCAACAAGGGCTCCGCCGTCTCTCCCGAGCAGGTGAAGGCCCTCCGCAGTGAAGTCGGCAAGCCGATGCTCACGGAAGCCGACCTGATCAAGCCCTGA
- a CDS encoding c-type cytochrome: protein MRYFFLAYAIIALLVVGIFGFRGQKFSSPPVRIFPDMKEQDKLRAQKPDPFFADGQGARKPVTGTQPRGFNEEGAKEIGGIAEPEFGGQTGYYYTGHFDDFYGAGMPEELALTDANAAAFLRRGEERFQIYCMPCHGKSGDGQGVAGQYGIPGIANLHILKSDTYPDGRLFEVITKGKGNMSGYGYNISVRDRWAIVAYIRALQTAKEVPYESVKSAFDAAKAAGQVK from the coding sequence ATGCGCTACTTCTTCCTAGCCTACGCGATCATCGCGCTTCTCGTCGTCGGGATCTTCGGATTCCGCGGTCAGAAGTTCTCCAGCCCGCCGGTCCGCATCTTCCCGGACATGAAGGAGCAGGACAAGCTCCGTGCCCAGAAGCCCGATCCGTTCTTCGCCGATGGCCAGGGTGCCCGCAAGCCCGTGACCGGCACCCAGCCGCGCGGCTTCAACGAAGAAGGCGCGAAGGAAATCGGCGGCATCGCCGAGCCGGAATTCGGCGGCCAGACCGGCTACTACTACACCGGTCACTTCGATGACTTCTACGGTGCAGGCATGCCCGAGGAACTCGCCCTGACCGATGCCAATGCGGCCGCCTTCCTCCGCCGTGGCGAGGAGCGCTTCCAGATCTACTGCATGCCCTGCCACGGCAAGTCCGGTGACGGCCAGGGTGTCGCGGGCCAATACGGCATTCCCGGCATCGCCAACCTCCACATCCTCAAGTCCGACACCTATCCGGATGGCCGCCTTTTCGAGGTCATCACCAAGGGCAAGGGCAACATGAGCGGATACGGCTACAACATCTCCGTACGTGATCGCTGGGCCATCGTCGCCTACATCCGCGCCCTCCAGACCGCCAAGGAAGTTCCTTACGAGTCCGTCAAATCCGCTTTCGATGCCGCCAAAGCAGCGGGTCAGGTGAAGTAA
- a CDS encoding DUF3341 domain-containing protein produces MSTTRKRVYGYLAEFKSASALYKAAEKVRDAGFRKWDCYSPYPIHGLDKAMGMKRSILPWFVFFGGITGTCTAFTLAYSTQVVIYPTVVQAKPANIFTVPAFFPIMFELTILFSGFTVLFGLLALMKLPRLNHPLFASRQFHRATDDGFFIAVEARDAKFSPEGTRSFLENIGGASIELVEEEES; encoded by the coding sequence GTGAGCACGACCCGCAAACGCGTCTACGGCTACCTCGCCGAGTTCAAGAGCGCCTCCGCCCTGTACAAGGCCGCGGAAAAGGTGCGCGACGCCGGCTTCCGGAAATGGGATTGCTATTCCCCGTATCCGATCCACGGCCTCGACAAGGCGATGGGCATGAAGCGCTCGATCCTTCCTTGGTTCGTGTTCTTCGGCGGCATCACCGGCACCTGCACCGCCTTCACCCTGGCCTATTCCACCCAGGTCGTGATCTATCCGACCGTGGTGCAGGCGAAGCCCGCCAACATCTTCACGGTGCCGGCGTTCTTCCCGATCATGTTCGAGCTCACGATCCTGTTCTCGGGCTTCACTGTGCTGTTCGGCCTGCTGGCGCTCATGAAGCTGCCGCGCCTCAATCACCCGCTCTTCGCCAGCCGCCAGTTCCATCGCGCCACCGACGATGGCTTCTTCATCGCCGTCGAGGCGCGCGACGCCAAGTTCAGCCCGGAAGGCACCCGCTCGTTCCTCGAAAACATCGGCGGTGCCAGCATCGAACTCGTCGAGGAAGAGGAATCCTGA
- the nrfD gene encoding NrfD/PsrC family molybdoenzyme membrane anchor subunit yields MAHATTHAPETRQGPKIPVLEREKLILNGRSYHWITDRICSVVENKQPAIWWLLFIPSALIALIGVVGGLSILVSTGVGVWGMTNTVFWGWDITNFVFWIGIGHAGTLISAILFLTRQNWRTSINRAAEAMTIFAVCCAGIFPAFHVGRVWFAWFLAPVPNANAVWQNFKSPLLWDVFAVSTYFTISLIFWYLGMVPDLATIRDRCKPGLRKLLYGIFSLGWRGGNRQWSHYEMAYLLLAALSTPLVLSVHSVVSFDFATSVVPGWHTTIFPPYFVAGAIFGGFAMVLTIMIPARYIYGLQDMITMKHIDNMAKIILMTGTIVGYAYLMELFVAFYSGAMYEAAAFKYRLTGPFWWAYVAMMSCNVLSPQIFWFKWCRENLWVVMGVCMCVNVGMWFERFVIICTTLARMFLPADWGYYTASPVEIMLFLGTIGMFLALFLLFLRFLPCINIAEVKWTLLESDPHFDDHHDHPDHGVKREAAYQHELKSAHKA; encoded by the coding sequence ATGGCCCACGCCACCACCCACGCCCCGGAGACCCGTCAGGGACCGAAAATCCCGGTGCTCGAGCGCGAGAAGCTCATCCTGAACGGCCGATCCTACCACTGGATCACCGACCGGATCTGCAGCGTCGTTGAGAACAAGCAGCCCGCCATCTGGTGGTTGCTGTTCATTCCGTCCGCGCTCATCGCCCTCATCGGCGTCGTCGGCGGCCTCTCGATCCTGGTTTCGACCGGTGTCGGCGTGTGGGGCATGACCAACACGGTGTTCTGGGGTTGGGACATCACCAACTTCGTGTTCTGGATCGGTATTGGCCACGCTGGCACGCTGATTTCGGCCATTCTTTTCCTGACGCGCCAGAACTGGCGAACGTCGATCAACCGCGCGGCGGAGGCCATGACGATCTTCGCCGTGTGTTGCGCCGGTATCTTCCCGGCCTTCCACGTCGGCCGCGTGTGGTTCGCGTGGTTCCTGGCACCGGTGCCGAACGCCAACGCGGTCTGGCAGAACTTCAAGTCGCCGCTGCTGTGGGACGTGTTCGCCGTTTCGACCTACTTCACGATCTCCCTGATCTTCTGGTACCTCGGCATGGTGCCGGACCTCGCCACCATCCGTGACCGGTGCAAGCCGGGCCTCCGCAAGCTCCTCTACGGGATCTTCTCCCTCGGCTGGCGCGGTGGCAACCGCCAGTGGAGCCATTACGAAATGGCCTACCTCCTGCTGGCCGCCCTCTCCACTCCGCTCGTGCTTTCCGTTCACTCCGTCGTGTCCTTCGACTTCGCCACCTCTGTCGTCCCCGGCTGGCACACCACGATCTTCCCGCCCTACTTCGTCGCGGGCGCCATCTTCGGTGGCTTCGCGATGGTGCTCACCATCATGATCCCGGCCCGCTACATCTACGGCCTCCAGGACATGATCACCATGAAGCACATCGACAACATGGCGAAGATCATCCTGATGACCGGCACCATCGTCGGTTACGCCTACCTGATGGAGCTCTTCGTCGCCTTCTACTCCGGCGCGATGTATGAGGCCGCGGCGTTCAAATACCGCCTGACCGGTCCCTTCTGGTGGGCCTATGTGGCGATGATGTCCTGCAACGTGCTCTCGCCGCAGATCTTCTGGTTCAAGTGGTGCCGCGAGAACCTCTGGGTCGTCATGGGCGTCTGCATGTGCGTGAACGTGGGCATGTGGTTCGAGCGCTTCGTGATCATCTGCACCACCCTGGCCCGCATGTTCCTGCCGGCCGACTGGGGTTACTACACCGCCAGCCCGGTGGAGATCATGCTCTTCCTCGGCACGATCGGCATGTTCCTCGCCCTCTTCCTGCTGTTCCTCCGCTTCCTGCCCTGCATCAACATCGCGGAAGTGAAGTGGACCCTGCTCGAGTCCGACCCGCACTTCGACGACCACCACGACCATCCCGACCATGGCGTGAAGCGTGAAGCCGCCTACCAGCACGAGCTGAAATCCGCCCACAAGGCCTGA